The DNA sequence TGTGTGGACCTGAAACACACAGCTGTGAAAACAATGTGTGGCAAAATATGTTGGAAATCTGATAAGACTGCACATTAAACACTAATTCATAACAGACATGTTTTTTTCATTCTTCTCCTTTGTGATTTTGAATTGACTTCATTGCTGAAAAGATTTGACATGTTACTTTTTTTAACAAACAGTTTAACATGATCTTTGAATAATTAAAACAATGCCATCACTGTATTTCTCCCTTTATGTGCAACTGTCATCTGTCATGTTATTAGATTTGAATGCCAACTTGTGGTTGTGTACACACAGTTCATCTGCCAATTTTTATCCTCACAGAAGAGAAGTGAGttaaatcttttaaaagtattaggcctgtgtgatcaatgaaaaaaaggtttcagtactcattactaaatggggggggggagggtcatttctaaagtgtttctaaaatattgtaaggggtccgtatcataactataataatgtaacaaaattttcattactttttcgttatgTAATTTATGCAAGTGTGGagtttcaggggctcctttctccctcatttttagagcttttgagatgaaacttgctgcaatggtagaacacatttaccactgttacacTCCCACCCCAAGTTCCGCTCACTTCCCACATTAAAGTTTCAATGTGAGTGTGGCATCTAACTGTCTTGGCTATGTACCTGAGGCCATGCATCCCTCCCTGCTGTTGTAACTCCGCCTGACCCTGAGCTTGGGCCCATTgagccagtaattgtccctgcacctgattTGCCAAAGGaccctgggtttgggcctgacatACAGCCagagtttgggcctgagatgcacccagatttgccagaggactctgggtttgggcctgagatgcagccagagtctgttccagtggatgCTGGGactagagacagaatggttgcaagcaggcattttgaaccgcattcctctccgctgtcaaggccagttcaccaggtgtcagatggacattttaGTTTAGAGGATGATAATGAGTTTGAAAGGAGGGGAGCGATAACTCCCCGAAGGAGGGAATGAGAACATTTACAGAGAAGTAAATGACTgcttttgaagcactctaatgagtagttttcttaTGAGAAAAAGTTTTTTTCATGAAAGAAACAGCTTGGATTTTCCTTTaatgcctggttcttctctgctatagcagaggtggcaacattgcaattcaagagagaaagatctttgctctgtgtcCTGTATATTCCTGCAGCCTTGAATTTTACTTCAAGTTCTagccttgttttgcctttggATCCAGTTGTATGTTCCAGTAATGTTGCTCTTTGGATTTCTATTATCTTGGATTACTTTGGAGTCTGATCCTGCAAACTAGCCTTGTTTCCTAtggttccagtttgtctcataccttggatttgaaccttgtTTAGACTATTCTTGATGCTTTTTGTGGGATTGAgtttgatatctggtttggactatgtttttgagtgactttcttagactcttgctttaagattttcaagtacattgctcttgtggatttaaacctattttattgactctgaactttattcacTTGCgcttacttataaccttcaataaacagcttgtttgcttatattctggggctccagtgtggttttgaggtgcctatgcagcctaggggtgcaacacctgcatcctttggggaaagagcagggcttcttcCTCCACTCCAGCCTCACCAACCTCTTCAGGGCTCTTTTGGGGGAACCcaacccagcccttttgggggagaagtggTGCCCACaatggagacctggagccatATAGAAGACTTGCATAACTCTTCCAAAAGTCATAGGTCAATGTTTTGAATCTCAATTTTTTTGTGTGGGCAGAAAACTTGAGATTCAAAATATCGAGTCGTATGTATGAATCTTACGAAATAAGTATGACAAATGAGGCACAAATGAAATTTTTCACAGCCCTAGTATATATATTCCAGAATTCCTTTCCTTAGTTCTTCATCATTACTAATCTTGACCTTTTTGTTGTCTGGTCACATCTTTTTGATCACACATGATGTAGATCAGTCACATATCacctatttttaaaatctattggGAGACATGAGACtggaaaaatatataatacagaaTAATGAAAATCATTTTGCAATACAGAGATTTTATTTGTGTGAGAGCTTTGTGTGTGACTTGAAATAAGCTTTCTACTTGAAAACAAAAAGATAGCGAACATTAAAGAGTTCGGGCCTCATGCACCCTAAGGCCTTTTATGAGTAGTCCTCAATGTTCCCCATTGTTTAAAAATGGCATAAAAGCTGTCTCCCCCCCCATGTTTGCATTTTTTCAGAAGCAAATATTTTGCAAATCTCCTAAATGACCAGAAATAAACTCAAAAAGGGATGCATGTTGTTAATTAACAAAACAGGAATAATGGGGACTTTGAAAATCTTGCAACATATTTTACTGATTAAGTCACATAATGCAACTATTTTCATGCCATTGTCACTAGTGAGATTTAGACATGACTCACTTTTTCTGAAATCCTACCTTGACAtcttaaaagattaaaaaaaattacacccATAACTGTCACCTTTGGATTGTGTCCAATATTTAAAGAAAGATCACACCAGGAATTCCTACAGTGGTCCACTGATCAGAGTTTTTGCCTATTGTGCTGCTCTGAGTTGTTGGATCCCAGTTTTCAGTTTACAAAGGTCAGATTGGAAGACAGCATACACCAAAAAGTCTTCATAGACAACGAGCCAGTATTTTAATCATTTTCTGAGTCTTAACATTATTTGCAGTACTGCAATTCCCTCCTGCTTTGTTTGAAATCATGGGCCAATTGTGTAAGTGAGTGAGTACAGCCAAAAGAAGATTTCAGAAAGTTTTCCATATCGTTATATTTCTAATTTTGTTGACCACACATGATGTAATTTTCTACTTCTTCCTCCATTTACATTCTTGCTGACCAAACAATCAAACATAGTGGTTATTGTtggattggttttttttaatgtcctgTGTCAGTGTGCAAGATCTATGAATGGCTTTTCCACTTTGCTGCCTTTGTAAAAGAGTTGGAGCAAACTTTTGCATGGTAATGAAGCCTTCCTTAGAGATTCACCTTTAGAAGTGCCAGGCTCTTCCTTTTATTTAAAGGAAGGGAAGTGTAAAACAGCCATTAATCCCACTTAAAAGCAGAACTGTTAACCAGTGAATCTGACACAAATCACAGCATTGTACTTTGTGTTTTCCTATTAATCTCAATATTCCCCTGTGTAATCTGTATCCGCCATGTGTTGATTTGCTTTCCATGTATgcctaatttgtttattttaaatgtactTGAAAAGGCAAAACATGTGCATCAAAGTCTGTTAGTTGGCTTGATACAAAGTTAGCCAGTTGGTTTTATCTTGGCAAACATATTTTGTCCCTAAGAGAAACATCATTTTATGTAAAATGTCAGGTGTTTAATCCTGATGCCAACAACAGTTCAGGACTCTGCTGTGCCTGTGGAGAACCAGCTATAATTCCACAATGCACCAAGAAGAAAATTCAGAGATCACCTCCTTTTCTCATATACACACCCATTTCCAGTTCTGTCAGGGCAGTGGTCCAAGACTTTTAGGGCCAAACTAGATAAGACAGTATTGTATAGTTTGGCAGAGTCCCATCACCtctgtttttctcttcttccagaattataatacatatttatattCTCTAGCTGAGTCACAAAGCTATTTTTCATGAAAACAAATGTTGGGGATGTAGAAAATGAGTTTGCATGTAATGCATAATCTGGCCCTTCATCACTAATCactaataaataaaagaaaaaagcttTGTGAATCTGAGTTTCAGTTCTAGGGACTTAATTACGTTTCCATATCAGTAAGCAGGATCAATAATTGTAAATATTTCACATGATTACCacctctttattttgtgttgaaGAATGCAGGTTTTTGGAATAGCAGGTTTGCTTCCCTTCAGGGGAAGTAACTTAGCCCCCAGTCACCATCTTGGAATAATCAAGAAACgtgtgtttatattgtttttgCTGGATCTGAAACTGATGTTGGGTTCCTACTTCCTTCCACCATCACATAGGACTATCACATAAGGTTTCTATAGTGTAATTGAAGTAGGATAAAAACACTTGTTGATGGGACTTATTGTATGATGTCATGGTTGTCCTGTAGTCTTATGGTGCTTGAATTattattggattttttaaattgaaaatctGTTAATGAATCCAATATTGCTACTGTTCTACCACTCTTTTCTTTTGTGATGCAGTCAGCCTATCATATCCATTATTTTGCACTCATGGATTCAAACATTTGAATTGTTCACTGTTTCATATAAAAGATTTAtttttactatgccattttatAGAATAGGACTTGTGCATCCACATGGTATCCATGAGGGTCCAGGAACCAAATCCTCTGTGGACACTGAAGGTGTGCTCTAAATGAAGGGTTGGTGGTGATGATGAAGAAAATAGTATAATCAACACTATGGGCCTCATCACCGAAGCCAAGCAAAGTGCCCCACTTTACCTGGCTTTGGTGAGAAAAGAGAGGGCAgtagggcaaatctgtcaccacACACACAGCTCGCTCtcggtgatgctttccccatcacacggggaAAGTGTCACCCTTCCACAGAGGACCCGTGCTGGCTCCATTCCCCTGTCTTGTGGGGGAAGCCTCTGGCAACGCTTTCACCCAGGTTGGGAACGTGGTCTCTGCTGGAAAGAAtccaatgtcatgtgatggctgaCATGAGGCTCAGTCCAGAAGAGAGGGTgaaagcatcataggatgcttttTTAGGTGAGCGTGATGAGGTCAACAGTCTGTTTCAATTACAATGGATTGTGCAAAGTTGTAGTAGGCTTGAGGAAGTTGAATCAAACATGGTATTGAACTTGAAACTTTTACAAGGATAAACATGACAATGCTGTAACTCATGGAAACTTTACACAAATAAAATTTCACAGTGTGTAAACTTTTAATTCTCCTTAAACACAATACTTTCAAGTTTCATTGAAGTGTGATCTGAGGGTAATATTTACTACAAACCCACATAGGGATTTGGCATTATTATTTCCTGTAGAGCAAGCTTCCCAGGTGCTACCTCCTAAGTTCATGGCAGAACCATATTTTAGTGTGGAACATAAAACATACTTATTAAGTCAACTTGCAGTTTCACATCTCACCATTACACAGAGCCTACTATTTATTGAAGacatttgtatattgcttttcttAACAGTAGACATGTGAGTAAAAAAATGCGATAggtttcaaaatattatttgggTTGAATCCAAAATTGGCCTTCTGGTCATAGAAGGAATTCTCTGCTCACGGAAAATGTGTTTACCCCTAACAATAGCATGTAGTACGGAAACAGTAAAACTAAAGCCAGAGCTGTGGTCCTGGCTGTGTGACTTCTTGCACATGCCAATGCATGAAGACATCATCCTcttttattatactgtattatactCTTTATACTTAAGTATTTGCAGAACCGTTTTAATTCATTCTGCTTGTGCTTTTTTATTTGCCTATTCTATAATATATACTTAGAGCTTGGGAAAAATATTGCTTggaaattctgggagatgtagtcccaaaagtaacttttcttagCTCTAAGTATAtgtgtttcctcatcactgtttGTTATTCAGCTAAAACAGTTTTATAGTGAGATGGTTCCTTTTCCCTAGATCTTATGGtcctttttgaaaaataaaaatacagacgTTGGTGTCTTAAATTAGCAGCCACTAAAAAGACAGCATTTGCATTTTTAGGCTTTGTAAATGCACAAACCTTCCAACGACGTTGTTGCTATGGAAATAAACTCTATAAAGCTCTTACAATAGTAGCAGGAATCTATTGTTTATGAGAAGCCAGGTCATTTTAAACATCGCAGCCCTATTTCCCTATTCATTACCAAGGTAACGGGATTGGCACAAAAATCTTCAGACTTTGTTCAAGTCCGATGGTAGTCTTGCTTGATGAAACCTCACAAAACAAAGCCTGGTATAAACTGTCAAAATTGtaacatttaaaaaccatcttAGAAGATAAGATTTTTGAGGATCTTGAGAACTAGTGATTTTCCACCACTGTAGGGTCTTGAATgtgctgtttttttatttattattattattattattattattattattattattattattattacaaagctgCATGCAGTGAATACAGCCATCTGGCAGAGCAAACTACTTGTTCAAGTGCAAGCATGGGGCACATCCTGCAAGAACAGCATGGAGGCATTTTGGGAGCTGGGTGCACTGCATACTGGTGCTGTGTGTTCCTTCAATAAGTAAACAATAACTTTCGAGGTTCTCCCCAAACACCAATAAAGGGTTCATACACTAGAAAAAGATGGCCCCTGAAGGCTGTTTTTTGTGGCTCTTCAACCTCTGCAGACTCCTTAGCCTCACTTCCTCAGGCTAATAAATAAAAAGGTGAACTGTCCCTACTGGAAACCTTCAGGATCACCTTACGATTATAGCCTTCCCTGCATTGTTCAACATTTTAAATACTCAATTTTTCATAATAAGAATTCCAGGCTCAGAAAACTGACCCCTGTACTTGTTGCAGTTGCCTAACCCTGACATGGACAGGATTGGATCTAAATTTAGGTACAATGGCACTAGTAGAGGCATACTTCCTTGTTCTTTCCTTCTGCTTTCAACAACTTTCAGGCCTCTGACAATTCTCCAAACAGAGAGCAAAAGAGCCTAGCTAAATTGGATGTAACAGTGGTATAGCTGagaattgagggggggggggaggtttggcAGGGGGGAGAGACTCAACATCAAGCAGATCTCCCTTCCACAACTGGCACCTTTCCATTCATAGAAGCTAAGTCCTGACTTTTGTTAGTAACTAAAATCAGTTTTGCCATAGCTGAACTTGGAACCCATTTCACAaagcatgtttttttttgttttggaaggTTTGTTCAAAGTTCATTCCTTTCCAAACTCTATTTGTTCTCTTATTCCTGTCTCATTGATGCATATAATGTGTCTTTCTTCCTGTTAAATGTTTAATGGTTCCCCTCAGACCTCTGGAACACATCCACAGTTCTCAAATGTATTTCTGAAGTAAATGAAGACAAGGCCAAAAGAGTCTACATCAATCTCTTTGGTTTTTTTCCTATTGAAAAATGAGAAATGGAAAACTATTTCAAGAAAAGCATACATTGTCCTTGCAATCACGGACAGAAGTGCTAGAAAAACAGtagtgatattttatttatttatatatatatatatatatatatatatatatatatatatatatatatatatatatacacacacacacacacacacacacacacacacacacacacacacaaatagaacAAACATACCCTTAATTTACCTACAATCCTTAGTAGTAAGAAGTCAAACTGTATaggagacattaaaaaaaaatcaaacctggACAGAATAAAGAAGAGGAATAGGAACCAGAAGAACACCTGACCAGTGTTTAGAGACTAAACAATCTGATTATAAGACAAAGGCTCTAAAAGCTGTGAAAGACCTgtgatacagtatatatatattatatatatatgtgtgtgtgtgtgtgtgtgtatgtgtgtgtgtgtatgtgcacgcGCCAGATATATTAGAATGGATCCTGAACAGGTTACTTATATTAAGCATCCACTTAAATTAATATAAAAAATTAGTAGCTAACTAAAGCATGGGTTTAAATGAGCACAAAAGAGTTCCGTAGTcttataaagaaagaaaaataaagtttttaaaatcttgGCTGATTCTAGCTCAGTTCCTAGGTATCATGTGCTTCACATTAGGCAtttaagagaaaggaagaaagcaatTATGGTATGCTCACTTCTTTGTTTCATTCCATATTTGACAACTAGCAGGTTCAGAAACTTCCTACTTGGACTGCCAACAATATATTCCACCCTTTTACTGAAAAAGTACATACTTTTATTTCTACTCTGTACCTTTTTCAGTTTCTTGTGGTGGTAGTGGGGAATACTGTTACTTTAAAATGTGTAGAAAGTTCAAGTCTTGCAGAGATTATTCATAACAAGCAGCAACTCCCTCTCATGTCATTGACAGAAGAAAATTGATGTAGATTAATGGAATATTTGGGACCTCTACCATCCAGATCATGTGCCTTTCCGTCTTCAGGGATggcagccatcccacatcctttctcCACCTCTATCCGTCTTCTCTCCGTCTTCTGTTGACTGGAATTGGGTGGCAACGCAGTCTTTCCTTCGTTTCCCTGTGCTGTCGCAACCGAGTCCCACAGGCAACCACCAGAGGTGactttgtgtcatgtgatggcctccatgagACTCCGTTTTGGCAGCACAGAGAAACGGAGAGCAGGTGGAGAAAAGactgcatgggatgaagtcctgatAGTATGCATTCATAATCCAGAGCTAAATGAACCTTCTCTCAACATCAGTTTAGCAGAAAATTGTAGCTAATTTAAGTGGCAGAGATCTGAAATACATTTGCATGTAAAGGCTGCAATCACATTTATAGTTAGATCACTTTAAAATCCTCTTGACTGCCAATGAGACTAAACAATCTGATTATATGATTGAGGTAACATTTTGATTTGAGGTGTTTCAGTAAGCAGGGCATTGCGGTCTTTAAAATTATtactttctgtttttatttgcagACTACAAAGCCTATGGAATCACCGTAGAAACAGACAACAAACTTGTTAAAGCAAGAGAATTTGAGGGTATAGTATGTGTATAAGCTTTTGTACGTGCATAATAGTTCTGGGAAAAGAGGAAAGACTACAATACAAGTAGATTacttcaatcaaggaagccacagccctgggtTTGCAAGATTTGGGCAGGGCTGTTTTGATGCTGGGAGATTTTGGAGGTCTCCTGTTCATCGTGGTACCATAAGCCAAAGCCTTTGTAATTGAAAATACCAACAATGATAGTCCTAGGAAGAGAAAAGCTATCAAACAGTGCAGTGGTGTGTTGAGATTGAGTGCCTTTGGTTGCTCAGCTATATGCACATCTGAAATGCTTTCACTATGTATAACCCAGCCAAATGTAAGCAGTTGTTATGCCCCATTGATTTAATGGGAGAAACATAAACATATGCTTAACAGATGAAACACTCTTGAGACCATGACTACTACTTAACTTAAGGAAATATTTCTacaaattatatacataacaccATCACTTTGCTGGGGTTGGATGGAGACAATTTGGGAACATGATTTAcccctttttcctccctcctccaaaatttgttttctcccccccccccccccagtcctgtcccttttcaaaatatcttttcccctttccccttgCAAGCTCTCTAACTTCTATCTCTTTCCCTATTCCATTTTTTATGTTGTTTGCATTCAAACTACATGGCGGAGATGCCTATATTTTCCACCAGAAGTCCCCCCACCCCCTGTCCCCCCAAATTCAATTTTAACTTTAATCTTCCTGGGGTATTTGCTCTTTCTTTTGTTCCTAGgcaatatataccgtatatacttgaatacaagttgagtttttcagcctttctttagggctgaaaaagtctccctcagcttatacttgagtgagggtcctggccggcttatattcagcttatacttgagtatataggtaatcagagttggacagtcttatcgtattaaagtcttattattatcttaaattacagttttatgtaaatattcaaaaacatttaacctactgatacctcaaagtaattttattggtatctatttttatttttatttctgaaatttaccagtagttgctgcatttcccactctcgtcttatactcaaatcagtaagttttcccagttttttgtggtaaaattaggtgataGATTTATCTTAGGGTCACCAttgatcagaaatgacttgatggcacacaaaaaACAGGGTAGTACCTAAATTAATGGATTCAAATAAGAAAAAAGATATTTGATCAAACATAAGAAGGATCATCCTGGTGGTGAAAACTATTGATAGAGGAATGTATTACCTTGGAAAGTGATTGAGGTTTtttttcttggaggcttttaaaccagtttggatggccatttgtGAGGGATGTTTTAGCTGTACATGTCCTATGTTGGTAGAGGGTTGGGCTAGATGTTCTTTCTAACTCTGCTGTTATTCCATTTTATGGCACACTGTGTGCAGTAATGAGCTTTTAGAAATCTATTACAGGCTTCAAGTAATCCAATTTTATAATagtaaacttaaaaaaaaaaaacaaccagctCATTcctcattgtttttcttttgatttaATCTCTCtggatttatttatagtatttttaaatgaatttatgATCAACAGAATTtccaatgtaaaataaaatagactaaaaacattatttaaaataagattaaaacccccattttaaaatacagttttaaaaaacagaggccatatggaattaatacagttttggACATCCACCAGAAGCTCAGCAATAATAAAGTCAACCTGATTTCCCTTGGCAACATGTTCTACATTAGGGATGCTGCCACTGAGAAAGCTTAGAGTCATCTCCAAATCTGGTCATAATTAGAGTACTGTCAATGGGGGAGGGGGACATTGGAAGGACTGGTGGGGGGTTTCAGAGGATCACAAAAGTGGGATCCAGGGATTGCATGAAGCCACTGGGTTACACTTTGCCCAACCTTGCAGTAAACATAAAGAATTCAAAAGGATAAGTCAGTCATGATCTATTTAAATTCCATTGATATAATGGGTCAAATCTAAGCCTGTGTAAATCTGCTTCCAACTTTATATGTTTAATTGTTATTCGCACATTGGCaggcattttctttttcttttttatttctctctgtgtgtctatcCTAAGAATGGCTGTCTGGattttgtttgtatatatttCCCTGTTGCATACTGAATGATAATTAAATATCATGCATactagggtgttgtgtggtttccaggctgtacgacTGCCGTGTTCATGCATACTGTTATGCTTTGCcctagcatttccctttttccaGTTGATGCCAGGATATTAATGGGCATCATATGTTAATATTTTTGGTGCTCATATCTTACATTAGCAATTGCTTGggttcttttatttatttgttttataacacAAATGGAGtatccggtggcgcagtgggttaaaccactgagctgctgaacttgctgatggaacggttagcagtttgaatctggggagcagggggagctcctgctgttagttccagcttttgccaacctagcaatttgataatatgcaaatgtgagtagatcaataggtaccactaggTAACATGGGAAGGtaatgcactccatgcagtcatgttggccacatgttGTTGGAGGGTCTACaagcaatgccagctctttggcttagaagtggagatgagcaccaggccccagagttggacacgattagacttaatgtcaggggaaaacctttacctacctaacaCAATCAACTGAAGGGTAATTCCTACTTTACCTTTTGTGCTCTTCATttaatacagaatggggaacctTTCTCTCTTaatatattttggacttcagttcccttaTTTTTGTCTGTGTTGAGTGTAGTTGTTGGGAGTTTATGAAAAACATTTGGCAGACTGACGTTTTCCTTACTCCAGTATAAAATATTTGTCAAATTGGAAGTAGTGATTAAAAAAGGTGAGTAGCTTGAGTATTCTGAAAGAAAATTCACAAAATAAACGCTTGTACACTTCCAGAATGCTAAGGTACAGTACTTGCACACAAATTCATAATGTAAACTGAGAATTGAACTTCAGTATTATTCTACCAAAGCCTGCTCTAAAAATACAagagtatttgtgtgtgtgtgtgtgtgtgtgtgtgtgtataataaaaTGCCAACacaagataaaaacaatgatCCATTTTCCCTTCTGCAGGAGCATATTTAAATTGTAAGCACAATGCAAAAAAGCAAAgtgatacgagggttgaatggaaGAAAATTTCAGGAAAAGACGTTTCATTTGTATACTTTCAGGGTTCTTTTATAGGTAAGATTTTTTTACATTagtatttgtgtatattttttgtTGCTGATGGCTTGTACTTTCCATGTGAATTGTTCAAAATAGAGATTGCATGTAGAAACCAAAGTACATAGATTTACATGGGGTCATTTATTTCTTGCTGCATTTTCAGTGAAGAATATCTTGTCTTTGTGTGTTCAGGAGTGTGAGGGCAGAACTTATTTTGCCTAATTCTTATATGCATTTGGAAAGCAAATCAATATGTGACTTCAATGAATTTCTTTCTCACTGTCTCTCCgtttctctttattattttacagGTAATTTCAAAGGTCGAGCTGAAATTAGGCATTCAAGCATTCAGATTAAAAATGTGACTAgaaaagattctggaaaatacCGTTGTGAAATAAGCACACCTTCAGAACATGGACAAGAAGCAGGAGAAACTGAAATCACTCTCTTAGTTTTGGGTAGGAAGATAAACATTATTTGATATTTATGCTAGATTCAATAGTTTTGCTACACTTTTTTAAAGTGTCATGTGGATCACAAAAGTGGCAGATTCTTTCCCATAAAACAAAATTCTTTAGAGGTACATGTCATATTATAGCAATATATTGCTGTCAAATGACCACACACCAATGATAAAAATAGATAAGAACTAATTTTAGGCATTTTAAAATAGATAgaatcattatattttatttggaACTGTGGAAGAAAAAGTTCCCATATAATGAACTTTCAATCAGTATTTTGCCTACAGTGGATTAGATAGATGTTACATTAAGAACAAGAAGAAACTAATTTCACTGAACATTACTTTGCATTAAGATTCATTGGGACTGTGACAGTTCTGGGTACTATACCTCTAAAATGTGTCATACCAGTCAATTTATCTACCTCTGCTAAATAAATTCATGAACAGATATTCCGGTTTAGTCATAATCATTAACCTTACATAGATATATTTTCTAGTCCCATCAGCTGTTCCTGTTTGTGAAGTGCCCATCTCAGCTATGAGTGGGACAGTAGTGGAACTACGCTGTAAAGAAAATGAAGGTGTTCCTGCTTCAAAGTACAGATGGTATAGGAACAATTTCCCTCTGTCAGAGAGCCTCATGCTGGGCAATGTGAAAAAAGATAGATTGCCGTATGCTATGAACACTACGTCTGGAACTCTGGTAAGATaatatttgttctataacatTTTGCATGTGACAGTTCTTTGTCCATAAAAAGTTTTAGAAAGAACTTTTGTGaggaattttaaaatatgttttttttttatttattttgcattatagtggtatggaaagaaaagaaggcagaCAGT is a window from the Anolis carolinensis isolate JA03-04 chromosome 3, rAnoCar3.1.pri, whole genome shotgun sequence genome containing:
- the jam2 gene encoding junctional adhesion molecule B; protein product: MARRNGGALLLLLPAFLLGLLCSHLGYYKAYGITVETDNKLVKAREFEGAYLNCKHNAKKQSDTRVEWKKISGKDVSFVYFQGSFIGNFKGRAEIRHSSIQIKNVTRKDSGKYRCEISTPSEHGQEAGETEITLLVLVPSAVPVCEVPISAMSGTVVELRCKENEGVPASKYRWYRNNFPLSESLMLGNVKKDRLPYAMNTTSGTLLFNHVSKNDTGEYYCEADNEIGQPQKCPVKRMQVDDLNVSGIIAAVVIVALIIASCGLGVYYAQKKGYFSKKKSSSRNSSKYKPGGNEKDFKHTKSFII